The genomic DNA CCGCCCGGCGGCGCATCTCGCCGGACGCGGTCACCGCGCTCGTCGCCGCCGTGGGGACGAGCCTCGCGGAGCTGGACTCCGCGTGCGCGCAGCTCATCCAGGACGTCCCGGGAGACGTGGACGCCGCCACCGTGGACACCTACTACGGCGGTCGGGTGGAGGCCACGGCGTTCAAGGTGGCCGACGCCGCCCTGGCGGGGCAGACGGCCCACGCGCTCGGGATTGCCCGAGCGGCGATGAACACGGGCACGGACCCGGTGCCGCTCGTCGCCGCCATCGGGGCCAAGGTCCGCAGCACGGCCCGCGTGTTCGAGTACCGAGGCGGCCCGGGGGACGCGGCGAAGGCGTTCGGCATGGCGCCGTGGCAGGCCAAGAACGCCCTGGCGGACTCGCGCCGGTGGAGCACGCAGACGCTCCGTCAGGCCGTGGCCGCCGTCGGCGAGGCGGACTACAACGTCAAAGGCGGGACCCGGAACCCCGCCTTCGTCGTCGAGCGGCTCATCATCGAGATCGGGCGCCTGCTGTCCCGGCGCTGACGCCCCGGTGCAGCCCGGCCGCCCGGGCACAGAAAAACCTCAGCCCCGGTGCACAGTGCACCGGGGCTGAGGCAGACGCGGTCAATGCCGCGGCAGACGGACTCGCTTAGAGCGCCGCAACCTTCTTGGAGATGGCCGACTTGCGGTTGGCCGCCTGGTTGCGGTGGATGACGCCCTTGCTCACGGCCTTGTCGAGCTTGCGGCTCGCGGCGGCGAGGGCGGTGGTCGCTGCTTCCTTGTCGGCGGAGGCGACAGCCTCGTTGACGGAGCGAACGAGCGTCTTCAGCTCGCTCTTGACAGCCGCATTGCGCTGACGAGCCTTCTCGTTCGTCAGGATGCGCTTCTTCTGGGACTTGATGTTGGCCACAACTGCTCTTTCACTGATGGAGAACTGGTCGGTGAGGGTGTCCCGCCGTGGTGACGACTGAGCGGCGTGGGGTACCGCGGGGATCACCTGACGGGGTGCCCGTCGACCTGCGCGGACACACAACCACACAGTCTAGCAAACATGCGGCGGATCGCCCGATTCCTGACCGCCGCCGTGTCGCGCGGGGAGTTCGCCGCGCGGACGACGCGCGGGACAGCCGTCTTCATGGGAGAATGAATCACTGCCCTGCCTCCACTCTTCGCAAGGATAATTCGTACCCGTGTCGCCCAAGGCCCTCAACGCGCTGACGCCCGCGCAGACCCC from Falsarthrobacter nasiphocae includes the following:
- the rpsT gene encoding 30S ribosomal protein S20 — protein: MANIKSQKKRILTNEKARQRNAAVKSELKTLVRSVNEAVASADKEAATTALAAASRKLDKAVSKGVIHRNQAANRKSAISKKVAAL
- the holA gene encoding DNA polymerase III subunit delta, producing MADVRSPREAELAPLVLFLGPEEFLFRKYSPKLRAQAQSQSPDSEIHRLDASTSAGGELDAATQASLFSPAAYVEVENLAAMTEAFLEDALAYLANPAPEVALVMHHAGGNRGKKLLDQLKRSAVVYDCATPKKDAEKQSYVLHEFRTARRRISPDAVTALVAAVGTSLAELDSACAQLIQDVPGDVDAATVDTYYGGRVEATAFKVADAALAGQTAHALGIARAAMNTGTDPVPLVAAIGAKVRSTARVFEYRGGPGDAAKAFGMAPWQAKNALADSRRWSTQTLRQAVAAVGEADYNVKGGTRNPAFVVERLIIEIGRLLSRR